The Paenibacillus sophorae genome has a segment encoding these proteins:
- a CDS encoding thioesterase II family protein — MKLFCIPYAGGSATYYSRWRSYLSKEIKLIPLELSGRGARFGEPLYSSFQDAVDDLYECMIKRLDDREPYAIFGHSMGALIAYELYLKLKENQKHLPIHIFFSGREAPHTNLFGSSKGHINHLPDNQFLEELKKYNGLTEEFLNNSELIELFMPIIRADFFIVENYQYKPDREKLNCSITILNGSQDYITKAGVQAWEKYTKCTCDVVNFEGSHFFVEQNLDKVIDLIQHRLKIH; from the coding sequence ATGAAATTATTCTGTATTCCTTATGCCGGGGGCTCCGCTACCTATTATTCCAGGTGGAGAAGCTATCTCAGCAAGGAAATCAAGCTAATTCCATTGGAGCTTTCGGGGCGGGGAGCAAGATTCGGTGAACCGTTATACTCGAGCTTCCAGGATGCGGTTGATGATCTTTACGAGTGCATGATTAAAAGATTGGATGATAGGGAACCGTACGCTATATTTGGTCATAGCATGGGGGCGTTAATAGCTTATGAATTGTATCTGAAATTAAAAGAGAATCAGAAACATCTGCCTATTCACATATTTTTCTCAGGAAGAGAAGCTCCCCATACTAATTTGTTTGGAAGTTCAAAAGGACATATTAATCATCTGCCCGATAATCAATTTTTGGAAGAATTGAAAAAATACAACGGTCTTACCGAAGAGTTTCTCAACAACAGTGAATTAATTGAACTGTTTATGCCGATTATTAGAGCGGATTTCTTCATTGTCGAGAACTATCAGTATAAACCAGATCGTGAAAAATTAAATTGTTCCATCACCATTTTAAATGGCAGCCAAGATTATATAACAAAAGCAGGTGTCCAGGCTTGGGAGAAGTACACAAAGTGTACATGCGATGTTGTGAATTTTGAGGGGAGCCATTTTTTTGTTGAGCAAAATTTAGACAAGGTGATCGATCTTATCCAACACCGCTTGAAAATTCATTAA
- a CDS encoding ABC transporter permease subunit, whose product MNYSLYKAMMKGHSKLLITYASSVFLCLYLLVMTFPMLAKSQQFNDVIKGLPESVMVAFGIQGNLNNAVDYMAMNFYNSLYLYILMAYTILTAVQLVSRFVDRGSMAYLLSTPVNRIQVINTQALVLITGLVTVSLFTYIGGYLGVLSFADINTFDLRVFTEINLIVMLIFLVIGAYSFLFSCLFNEEKTVMGVSFGLTVLFYALSLASKLSDGLNGLKYFTIFSLYQPESISQGNYNVTGISITLCIAAVILFVSGSYLFKRKDLSI is encoded by the coding sequence ATGAATTATTCTTTATATAAAGCAATGATGAAGGGACACAGCAAGCTGCTCATAACCTATGCGTCGAGTGTCTTTTTGTGTTTGTATCTGTTGGTTATGACTTTTCCAATGTTAGCAAAGTCCCAGCAATTTAATGATGTTATTAAAGGGTTGCCCGAGAGTGTAATGGTGGCTTTTGGAATACAAGGAAATCTGAATAACGCCGTAGATTATATGGCAATGAATTTTTATAATTCTCTCTATTTATATATTCTGATGGCCTATACCATATTAACAGCTGTTCAACTTGTCAGCAGATTTGTCGATCGAGGCTCAATGGCTTATTTATTATCAACTCCGGTAAATCGTATACAAGTCATTAATACACAAGCGCTGGTATTGATTACAGGACTGGTTACTGTAAGTTTGTTCACATATATCGGAGGCTATCTTGGGGTTCTTTCTTTCGCGGATATTAACACTTTTGATCTCAGAGTTTTTACAGAAATAAATCTCATCGTTATGCTGATTTTCCTAGTTATCGGAGCCTATTCTTTCTTGTTCTCCTGTTTATTTAATGAGGAGAAGACGGTGATGGGAGTAAGCTTCGGGTTAACCGTTCTGTTTTATGCCCTGAGTTTGGCCAGTAAGTTATCGGACGGATTAAATGGGTTGAAATATTTTACAATTTTTTCTTTGTATCAGCCAGAGAGCATATCTCAAGGCAATTATAACGTTACAGGCATAAGCATTACTTTATGTATCGCCGCTGTGATTCTATTCGTAAGCGGTTCCTACTTATTTAAGAGAAAAGATCTTTCGATATAA